The Acidobacteriota bacterium genome includes a region encoding these proteins:
- a CDS encoding PQQ-dependent sugar dehydrogenase, with the protein MSPWKFASLPRRATWMFSVVGLLIFLAGNLALLRSQASAPSPVQEVNLPANFSQTLVVSGISNPTTMDFAPDGRLFVCQQNGNLRVIKDDILLTTPFLTVTVSSAGERGLIGLTFDPNFAVNRFVYVYYTATSPTIHNRISRFTANGDVAVPGSERILVDLPATTNTNHNGGALHFGPDGKLYIAVGEDGVPSRAQDLANPFGKILRINADGTIPTDNPFFNSTTGISRAIWAYGLRNPFTFGFQPGSVRMFINDVGQNTWEEINDGIVGSNYGWPTTEGATTNPLFRSPIYAYPHGAGTFSGCSIIGSTFYNPTTVRFPQQYVGSYFFADYCSGWINRLDTQNGNQVTNFHTGFSSAVDVRTSDDGRLYVLTRGNGGAVYRIDYNGPTQAPQITQQPASQTVAVGQTATFTVTASGQQLSYQWQKNSANISGAINASYTTPVTTLQDNNAQFRCVVSNAAGTATSDPATLTVVNSQPPSPTIVTPTVGALYTGGDTIFYSGTATDPDEGTLAGSAFTWWVDFHHDTHTHPHVLPTTGSTSGSFVIPTGGETASNVWYRIYLRVTDATGLSTTVFREIFPRTATITLASNPSGLALTLDGQPVTAPFNFVGVAGITRTLGVVSPQTVGGTQYQFVSWSNGGAATQNISTPLINTTYTASFQAVPQSPTITTHPANQTVSVGQPATFTVVATGTPSPSYQWQRNSVNINGATSASYTLASTSVSDNGAQFRCVVSNSQGLATSNQATLTVVSGPQTFAISSDAYVRNGSFANANYGRVNALYANNSNSAGAARVSYLQVTLQNVSPTFTSAKLRVYGRLLNSLQRNVGVSVYPVASTTWQETTITWNNRPAAGATALGSATIVNNQFRWYELDVTSYVRSELQAGRSTISLMLAIPVLNTKTYPTFNSREALTNRPEIVVTF; encoded by the coding sequence ATGTCTCCCTGGAAGTTTGCGTCGCTCCCTCGTCGTGCAACCTGGATGTTTTCTGTGGTTGGGTTGTTGATTTTTCTGGCTGGGAATCTGGCCCTGCTCCGTTCACAGGCATCCGCACCATCTCCCGTTCAAGAAGTAAATCTGCCTGCCAATTTTTCACAAACGCTGGTGGTCAGTGGGATTTCAAACCCAACCACCATGGATTTTGCCCCAGATGGCCGCCTGTTTGTTTGCCAGCAGAACGGCAACCTCCGGGTCATTAAAGATGACATCTTATTGACCACACCATTCCTCACGGTGACGGTGAGTTCAGCGGGGGAACGCGGGTTGATCGGCCTTACATTTGACCCAAATTTTGCCGTCAACCGATTTGTTTATGTGTACTACACCGCCACATCGCCCACTATTCACAATCGGATCAGTCGCTTTACCGCCAATGGCGACGTAGCGGTTCCAGGCAGTGAGCGGATACTGGTTGACTTGCCGGCCACCACCAACACCAACCACAACGGTGGGGCGCTCCATTTCGGGCCGGATGGCAAGTTATATATTGCGGTCGGAGAGGATGGCGTTCCAAGCCGGGCTCAGGATCTGGCCAATCCCTTTGGGAAAATTCTGCGGATCAATGCTGACGGGACGATTCCAACCGATAACCCATTTTTTAACTCCACCACGGGCATCAGCCGGGCCATTTGGGCCTATGGTTTGCGCAATCCGTTTACCTTTGGGTTTCAGCCAGGATCGGTCCGCATGTTTATCAATGATGTCGGGCAAAACACCTGGGAAGAAATCAACGATGGGATTGTCGGGTCTAATTATGGATGGCCAACCACGGAAGGCGCCACCACCAATCCGCTCTTCCGAAGCCCGATTTACGCCTACCCGCATGGGGCTGGGACGTTTTCCGGATGTTCGATTATCGGGTCAACCTTTTACAATCCAACCACAGTCCGATTTCCACAACAGTATGTCGGAAGCTACTTCTTTGCAGATTACTGCAGTGGGTGGATCAATCGTCTGGATACCCAAAATGGCAATCAGGTCACGAATTTCCATACTGGATTTAGTTCAGCCGTTGATGTGAGGACCTCTGACGATGGTCGCCTCTATGTGCTCACACGCGGGAACGGCGGCGCGGTCTATCGAATTGACTACAATGGACCAACCCAGGCACCACAAATTACCCAGCAACCAGCCAGTCAAACAGTTGCCGTTGGTCAAACAGCCACGTTTACCGTCACGGCCAGTGGCCAGCAGTTGAGTTATCAGTGGCAGAAAAACAGTGCCAATATCTCGGGGGCGATCAATGCCAGTTATACCACCCCGGTCACCACGCTCCAGGACAACAATGCACAATTTCGATGTGTGGTTTCCAACGCCGCTGGTACGGCAACCAGTGACCCAGCCACTTTAACTGTCGTCAACAGCCAGCCGCCATCACCAACCATTGTGACTCCGACTGTCGGAGCGCTCTATACTGGCGGAGATACTATTTTCTATTCCGGCACCGCAACTGACCCGGATGAAGGCACGCTGGCCGGGAGCGCCTTTACGTGGTGGGTTGATTTTCATCACGATACCCACACCCATCCCCACGTACTGCCAACCACCGGTTCAACCTCAGGTTCATTTGTGATTCCAACCGGTGGTGAAACGGCCAGCAATGTCTGGTATCGGATTTACCTGAGAGTCACTGACGCAACTGGGCTTTCAACCACTGTCTTTCGCGAGATCTTTCCACGAACCGCCACGATCACACTGGCTTCAAATCCGTCTGGATTGGCGTTGACGCTTGATGGGCAACCGGTCACAGCGCCATTCAACTTTGTTGGCGTCGCCGGAATTACACGCACCCTCGGGGTGGTTTCACCGCAAACCGTGGGAGGAACACAATATCAGTTTGTTTCCTGGTCAAATGGCGGGGCGGCAACCCAAAACATTTCAACACCATTGATCAACACGACCTATACCGCCAGCTTCCAGGCAGTGCCACAGTCACCAACCATTACAACCCACCCGGCGAACCAGACCGTTTCAGTTGGACAGCCGGCCACCTTCACCGTTGTGGCCACGGGAACACCGTCACCGAGCTATCAGTGGCAACGCAACAGTGTCAACATCAATGGAGCAACCTCTGCAAGTTATACACTGGCTTCGACATCCGTGAGTGATAACGGGGCTCAGTTCCGCTGTGTGGTTTCAAATTCACAGGGTTTAGCCACCAGCAATCAAGCCACGTTAACCGTGGTGAGCGGGCCGCAGACATTTGCCATCTCGTCGGATGCGTATGTTCGAAATGGGTCATTTGCAAATGCCAATTATGGTCGCGTCAACGCCCTGTATGCCAATAACAGCAATTCGGCGGGTGCCGCACGGGTTTCTTACCTGCAGGTGACACTCCAAAACGTTTCGCCAACCTTTACCTCAGCCAAATTGCGGGTTTACGGCAGATTGCTCAACTCGCTTCAGCGCAACGTCGGTGTTTCAGTCTATCCAGTTGCCAGCACCACCTGGCAAGAAACAACCATCACCTGGAACAATCGCCCGGCGGCTGGTGCCACGGCACTTGGGTCGGCTACGATTGTGAATAACCAGTTCCGCTGGTATGAATTAGACGTAACCAGCTATGTTCGGTCAGAACTCCAGGCTGGACGGTCAACCATCAGCCTGATGCTTGCCATTCCAGTGCTAAACACCAAAACCTACCCCACCTTTAATTCACGCGAAGCCTTGACCAACCGTCCAGAAATTGTGGTGACCTTTTAG
- a CDS encoding 30S ribosomal protein S18, whose protein sequence is MEEQSSLRKPSGSRLRGPRRKKRCPLLEDKIDYIDYKDVKLLKQFVSENQKILPRRLTGVSAAMQRRLAVAIKRAKQVALLGYK, encoded by the coding sequence ATGGAAGAACAATCGTCACTTCGCAAACCGTCCGGTAGTCGGTTGCGTGGCCCACGCCGCAAAAAACGCTGCCCATTGCTGGAGGATAAAATTGATTACATTGATTACAAAGATGTGAAATTGCTCAAGCAGTTTGTGAGCGAAAACCAGAAAATCCTGCCCCGCCGTCTGACCGGTGTCAGCGCCGCGATGCAACGTCGGCTGGCGGTTGCCATCAAGCGCGCCAAACAGGTCGCGTTATTGGGCTATAAGTAA
- the groL gene encoding chaperonin GroEL (60 kDa chaperone family; promotes refolding of misfolded polypeptides especially under stressful conditions; forms two stacked rings of heptamers to form a barrel-shaped 14mer; ends can be capped by GroES; misfolded proteins enter the barrel where they are refolded when GroES binds), whose product MAKLVIHGEESRQAILRGVNQLADAVKVTLGPKGRNVVIEKKFGSPTITKDGVTVAKEIDLKDNMENAGAQMVREVASKTSDVAGDGTTTATVLAQAIFREGAKLVAAGHNPMSLKRGIERAVEVAVAKIKDMAKPVVKGDAIAQVGTISANGDKLIGEIIASAMEKVGKDGVITVEESKSLETTLEVVEGMQFDRGYLSPYFVTDPERMEASLENAMLLLHEKKISSMKDLLPVLEQVARQGKPLVIIAEDVDGEALATLVVNKLRGTLQVCAVKAPGFGDRRKAMLEDIAVLTGGKVISEDLGIKLENVKLEDLGRAKRVTVDKDNTTIVEGAGKDKDIKARVEQIRAQIENTTSDYDREKLQERLAKLVGGVAVIKVGAATETELKEKKARVEDAMHATRAAVEEGIVPGGGVTLLRAQQALDSFKVDGDEEERFGVQIVRRALEEPLRQIVANSGQEGAVVVSKVLSSEIESFGFNAATEQYEDLVQAGIIDPAKVVRTALQNAASIAGLMLTTEALITELPEDKKAAPAGMPGGMGEY is encoded by the coding sequence ATGGCCAAGCTAGTGATTCACGGAGAAGAGTCACGTCAGGCAATTCTGCGTGGCGTCAACCAACTCGCCGATGCTGTAAAAGTGACCCTCGGTCCAAAGGGCCGCAATGTTGTCATTGAAAAGAAATTTGGCAGTCCAACCATCACCAAAGATGGTGTGACCGTGGCGAAAGAAATTGACCTCAAAGACAATATGGAAAACGCCGGCGCCCAGATGGTGCGCGAAGTGGCGTCAAAGACTTCGGATGTTGCCGGTGATGGCACCACCACTGCGACGGTGCTTGCGCAGGCAATTTTCCGCGAAGGCGCCAAACTGGTGGCGGCTGGCCACAACCCAATGTCCCTCAAGCGTGGGATTGAACGGGCCGTCGAAGTGGCCGTGGCCAAAATCAAAGACATGGCCAAGCCAGTGGTCAAAGGTGATGCGATTGCTCAGGTTGGAACGATTTCAGCCAACGGCGACAAGCTGATTGGGGAAATTATTGCTTCAGCCATGGAAAAAGTGGGCAAAGATGGTGTCATCACGGTTGAAGAGTCAAAATCACTCGAAACCACCCTCGAAGTTGTTGAAGGGATGCAGTTTGATCGCGGCTATCTGTCACCATATTTCGTGACGGATCCGGAACGGATGGAAGCGTCACTGGAAAACGCGATGCTTTTGCTCCATGAAAAGAAAATCAGCTCCATGAAAGATCTGCTCCCAGTGCTGGAGCAGGTGGCTCGTCAGGGCAAACCGCTGGTGATCATTGCTGAAGATGTGGACGGCGAAGCGCTGGCCACGCTGGTGGTCAACAAGCTGCGTGGCACCCTCCAGGTGTGTGCGGTGAAAGCCCCTGGCTTTGGTGATCGTCGCAAAGCGATGCTCGAAGACATTGCGGTGCTGACTGGTGGCAAAGTGATCAGCGAAGACCTCGGCATCAAGCTCGAAAACGTCAAACTGGAAGACCTGGGCCGCGCCAAGCGCGTGACGGTTGACAAAGACAACACCACCATCGTCGAAGGCGCTGGCAAAGACAAAGACATCAAAGCCCGTGTCGAGCAGATTCGTGCTCAGATCGAAAATACGACCTCTGACTATGATCGCGAAAAACTGCAAGAACGGCTCGCGAAACTGGTCGGCGGCGTGGCGGTGATCAAAGTGGGTGCGGCCACTGAAACCGAACTGAAAGAAAAGAAAGCCCGCGTTGAAGATGCCATGCACGCCACCCGTGCGGCGGTTGAAGAAGGCATCGTTCCAGGCGGCGGCGTGACCCTGCTCCGCGCTCAACAGGCCCTCGACAGCTTCAAAGTTGATGGTGACGAAGAAGAACGCTTTGGTGTGCAGATTGTGCGCCGGGCGCTCGAAGAACCACTCCGTCAAATCGTGGCCAATTCCGGCCAGGAAGGTGCGGTCGTGGTGAGCAAGGTGTTGAGCAGCGAAATCGAATCATTTGGCTTCAACGCGGCCACCGAACAGTATGAAGACCTGGTGCAGGCCGGAATCATTGATCCAGCCAAAGTTGTACGCACGGCGTTGCAGAATGCCGCGTCAATCGCTGGCTTGATGCTGACAACCGAAGCCCTGATCACCGAATTGCCTGAAGATAAAAAAGCGGCTCCGGCGGGTATGCCCGGCGGCATGGGTGAATATTAA
- the groES gene encoding co-chaperone GroES — protein MSSKIRPLYDRIIVKRREEGEQIRGGIIIPDTAKEKPQEGDVIAVGGGKVREDGTRIPLDVKAGDRVLFGKYSGSEIKVDGEEFLIMREDEILGVIEGATLGQSA, from the coding sequence ATGTCAAGCAAGATTCGTCCGCTCTATGATCGCATCATTGTCAAACGCCGTGAAGAAGGCGAACAAATTCGCGGTGGGATCATTATCCCGGACACAGCGAAAGAAAAACCCCAGGAAGGCGATGTGATCGCCGTTGGCGGGGGCAAAGTCAGAGAAGACGGCACCCGTATCCCGTTGGATGTCAAAGCTGGCGACCGGGTGTTGTTCGGCAAGTACTCCGGATCAGAAATCAAAGTTGATGGCGAAGAGTTCCTCATCATGCGCGAAGATGAAATCTTGGGCGTGATCGAAGGGGCCACGCTGGGTCAATCCGCTTAG
- a CDS encoding PQQ-dependent sugar dehydrogenase, with protein MKILHTLRSSAKALAIVLGIVWIGALLIIPSISIFQIPPVMAAPVLQQPQLPTGFIQTTVATDFGGYPTCMAIAPDGRVFVCLQNGTIRVVKNGSLLTSPFATFTVNLSFEQGLIGIAFDPNFATNQFVYVHYTSPTPTVHSRISRVTASGDVMVPGSEVALLNLPTIFSGVHTGGEIAFGSDGKLYIGLGEDANPSQAQNLTTPFGKILRINPDGTIPADNPFFATTTGINQAIWAYGLRNPFSFAFQPGTGRMHINDVGQDSWEEINLGLAGANYGWPATEGQTTNPEFQSPIFAYAHNTNNPPPYGCAIVGAAFYNPTTVRFPTTYVGRYFFSDFCTQWIYSLTPQGTVIEFQTGIPGPVDLAVGHDGRLYVLATANGGTLLVIDYNGGAPVITQHPTNQTAGINQTARFQVAATGIQLKYQWQRNGVPISGATSSTYTTPLLRLQDNGAQYRCVVFNQVGTQTSTAATLTVLSTLQTVFATADAYVRNGTFASSNYGGSRTLYVSSSTMAGGSRQTYLKFDVRSITTPITSAKLRIYGRLSGNQQSNIPAQLFGVANNTWVEQSITWNNRPPAGSNAFASLIFPNATEQWIEADVTSYVRSQVQNGKTIFSMVLSTSTNSTVIPQLNSRETTNTRPQLVITTQ; from the coding sequence ATGAAGATACTTCACACACTGCGTTCAAGCGCAAAAGCCCTGGCAATAGTGCTGGGGATCGTATGGATCGGCGCTCTGCTGATAATTCCATCCATCTCAATCTTTCAGATACCGCCGGTGATGGCGGCGCCAGTCCTTCAGCAGCCCCAGCTTCCGACTGGTTTTATTCAAACAACGGTCGCCACTGACTTTGGCGGATATCCAACCTGCATGGCAATTGCCCCGGATGGCCGAGTTTTTGTTTGCCTCCAGAATGGAACTATTCGAGTTGTCAAAAATGGAAGCCTGCTGACATCTCCATTTGCGACCTTTACGGTTAATCTGTCTTTTGAACAGGGACTGATTGGAATCGCCTTTGATCCAAATTTTGCAACCAACCAGTTTGTTTACGTTCATTACACATCCCCAACCCCAACCGTTCATAGTCGAATTAGCCGGGTGACGGCCAGTGGCGATGTGATGGTTCCAGGAAGTGAAGTTGCCCTTTTGAATTTGCCCACTATCTTCTCTGGGGTCCATACAGGGGGTGAAATTGCCTTCGGTTCAGATGGAAAGCTCTATATCGGGCTGGGTGAGGATGCCAATCCCTCCCAGGCTCAAAATTTGACCACCCCCTTTGGCAAAATTCTCCGCATCAACCCAGATGGGACAATCCCAGCGGATAACCCTTTCTTTGCAACCACCACGGGTATCAATCAGGCAATTTGGGCCTATGGGCTACGAAACCCATTTTCCTTTGCCTTTCAGCCTGGAACCGGACGGATGCACATCAACGACGTCGGTCAGGATTCCTGGGAAGAAATTAACCTTGGGCTGGCAGGAGCAAACTATGGGTGGCCGGCAACCGAAGGACAAACCACCAATCCAGAGTTCCAAAGCCCGATCTTTGCCTATGCTCATAACACAAACAACCCACCGCCGTATGGTTGTGCCATTGTGGGCGCTGCTTTTTATAATCCCACAACTGTCCGATTTCCAACAACTTATGTTGGACGGTACTTTTTTTCGGATTTTTGTACCCAGTGGATCTATTCCCTGACACCTCAAGGTACAGTGATTGAATTTCAAACCGGAATTCCTGGCCCGGTTGATCTGGCCGTTGGACATGATGGTCGCCTGTATGTCCTCGCCACCGCAAACGGAGGCACGCTTCTGGTGATTGATTATAATGGTGGGGCGCCGGTCATTACCCAACACCCGACCAATCAGACAGCCGGTATCAACCAAACAGCACGATTTCAGGTCGCCGCGACTGGTATTCAACTGAAATACCAGTGGCAGCGCAATGGTGTGCCCATTTCAGGAGCTACTTCCAGTACTTACACCACCCCTCTGCTAAGACTCCAAGACAATGGAGCACAATATCGGTGTGTCGTTTTCAACCAGGTTGGGACACAAACAAGTACTGCGGCGACGCTCACGGTTTTGAGCACGCTCCAGACCGTCTTTGCAACGGCTGATGCCTATGTGCGAAACGGTACGTTTGCCAGTTCGAATTATGGAGGGTCAAGAACCTTGTATGTATCATCTTCAACGATGGCTGGGGGAAGTCGTCAGACATACCTGAAATTTGATGTTCGCAGCATCACCACCCCCATTACTTCAGCCAAACTCCGCATTTACGGAAGACTGAGCGGCAACCAGCAATCCAATATTCCAGCACAGCTTTTCGGAGTCGCCAACAATACCTGGGTTGAACAATCCATTACCTGGAATAATCGTCCCCCGGCTGGGAGTAATGCGTTTGCCTCCCTGATATTTCCCAATGCAACTGAACAATGGATCGAAGCCGATGTCACATCCTATGTTCGGTCTCAGGTTCAAAATGGAAAAACCATATTCAGTATGGTACTTTCGACCTCAACCAACTCAACCGTAATCCCACAATTGAATTCGCGTGAAACAACCAATACCCGTCCACAACTGGTGATTACCACCCAGTAA
- a CDS encoding tetratricopeptide repeat protein has protein sequence MSNGKNRKPRRKESGAKQPVNVAQMLQQGQKALEAGRPDEALEAFVTALELDPGSAEAHFHFGALLLDSEEFEIGLEHLQEAQRLAPQDVRPLLLLGEFYLEEDELEEAELYFRRAVGIDPQNSFCFHYLGNLLLELGRYEEAHSSYEKAVALNPTEAVHHLGLGSVYADQERFDEALVKFQHALTLAKDDWRIHHDMADLLVAMGRPEEALLHYRKTLELDTYNVDARYGLGNALLLTNDSAGAVDAFKQSLEDGLEAPLAYIKFGIALTLQHRAEEAREAFLEALNLLEEEQEEGHAPETHYELIIAELGTGNSTNAQDIAEQLITHGNPDPAALSELLTDLKLLVQLPGAQDVIHILSRQADQFVN, from the coding sequence ATGTCAAACGGCAAAAACCGAAAACCACGACGCAAAGAATCAGGTGCCAAGCAACCTGTGAACGTAGCCCAAATGCTCCAGCAAGGCCAAAAGGCACTCGAAGCTGGTCGCCCGGATGAAGCGCTGGAAGCTTTTGTGACCGCGCTTGAGTTGGATCCAGGCTCAGCCGAAGCCCATTTTCACTTTGGTGCCCTGTTACTTGATTCAGAAGAATTTGAAATTGGACTCGAACACCTGCAGGAAGCCCAGCGCCTGGCCCCTCAGGACGTCCGACCACTGTTGCTGCTCGGTGAGTTCTATCTGGAAGAAGATGAACTGGAGGAGGCGGAGCTGTATTTTCGACGAGCCGTCGGAATTGACCCACAGAACTCGTTCTGTTTCCACTATCTTGGAAACCTGTTGCTTGAACTGGGTCGCTATGAAGAAGCCCATTCCAGCTATGAAAAAGCGGTTGCCCTGAATCCGACCGAAGCCGTTCACCACCTCGGGCTGGGGAGCGTTTATGCCGATCAGGAACGCTTTGACGAAGCTCTGGTGAAGTTTCAGCATGCCTTGACATTAGCCAAGGACGACTGGCGCATCCATCACGATATGGCTGATTTGCTGGTGGCGATGGGACGTCCGGAAGAAGCCCTGCTCCACTATCGCAAAACTCTGGAACTTGATACCTACAACGTTGATGCCCGGTATGGCCTGGGAAACGCCCTGCTCTTGACCAACGACAGTGCTGGAGCAGTTGATGCCTTCAAACAAAGTTTGGAAGATGGGCTCGAAGCCCCACTGGCCTACATTAAATTTGGGATTGCCCTCACGCTCCAACACCGAGCCGAAGAAGCCCGTGAAGCCTTTCTGGAAGCGTTAAACCTGCTGGAAGAAGAGCAGGAAGAAGGCCACGCTCCTGAAACCCACTATGAATTGATCATTGCGGAGTTGGGCACCGGAAACAGCACCAACGCCCAAGATATTGCCGAACAACTGATTACCCACGGTAATCCGGACCCGGCTGCCCTGTCAGAACTGTTAACCGATTTGAAATTGCTGGTTCAATTACCTGGAGCCCAGGACGTCATTCATATTCTCAGCCGCCAAGCTGACCAATTTGTAAATTAA